In Nostoc sp. CENA543, a single genomic region encodes these proteins:
- a CDS encoding recombinase family protein, translating into MAIYAYLRVSSDKQDVHNQRHGILEYANIHALSPIQFVEDTISGREKWLERGVGQLLNQTAQAKDIVIFSEVSRMARSTLQVLEMLECCVRRGINVHIAKQGMVLDDSMQSRITATVLGLAAEIERELIVLRTTEALAKRKAEGKTLGRPKGRQSAHLKLDTREAEIRSYLAKGISKRSIAKLVDCSPSTLYDWLSRKHLHPRHDKLVEKS; encoded by the coding sequence ATGGCCATTTACGCTTATCTGAGGGTCTCCAGCGACAAACAAGACGTACACAACCAACGACATGGCATTTTAGAATATGCCAATATCCACGCTTTAAGTCCCATCCAGTTTGTAGAGGACACAATTTCTGGACGGGAGAAATGGTTAGAGCGAGGTGTAGGACAACTACTGAATCAAACAGCCCAAGCAAAAGATATAGTCATTTTTTCAGAAGTTAGTCGGATGGCACGCTCCACCCTACAAGTATTAGAAATGCTGGAGTGTTGCGTGCGTCGAGGAATCAACGTCCATATCGCCAAACAAGGTATGGTACTGGATGACTCAATGCAAAGCCGAATTACAGCAACGGTTTTAGGCTTGGCAGCAGAAATCGAACGGGAATTGATTGTACTCAGAACAACCGAAGCACTAGCTAAACGTAAAGCTGAAGGAAAAACTTTAGGGCGACCCAAAGGACGACAATCTGCACATTTGAAACTGGACACCAGGGAAGCAGAAATTCGCAGTTATTTAGCCAAAGGAATCAGCAAACGCTCAATTGCCAAACTGGTCGATTGTTCACCTTCCACCCTCTACGATTGGTTGTCACGCAAACATCTCCACCCACGCCACGATAAATTGGTGGAGAAATCATAG
- a CDS encoding SDR family NAD(P)-dependent oxidoreductase: MQFATDRIVPLALDVTNPEQIAAIAQTAQDVNLLINNAGVSGTGGFFAPASLETARWEMETNYFGVLNIIRAFAPILKQNGGGAIVNLLSIASMVNVPVFGSYSASKAALYSLTQGIRAELVKQGTLVVGVFPGPVDTAMAENVPLDKVPPIQIAQTTLEAVEQGVEDVQPDPVSQQVFAGVRQDPKAVEKQFAGMLP, from the coding sequence TTGCAGTTCGCTACAGATAGGATTGTACCTCTAGCATTGGATGTGACAAATCCTGAGCAAATTGCCGCGATCGCTCAAACTGCTCAAGATGTTAATCTGCTCATTAATAATGCTGGTGTGTCTGGTACAGGTGGCTTTTTTGCTCCCGCTAGTCTGGAAACGGCTCGTTGGGAAATGGAAACCAACTACTTTGGTGTATTAAATATAATTCGTGCTTTCGCACCTATCCTGAAACAGAATGGCGGTGGGGCGATTGTTAATCTGCTCTCAATTGCATCGATGGTGAATGTTCCAGTTTTTGGTTCTTATAGTGCATCAAAAGCGGCGTTGTATTCTTTAACCCAGGGAATCCGAGCAGAATTAGTGAAACAAGGCACACTAGTTGTAGGTGTCTTTCCTGGCCCTGTTGATACAGCAATGGCTGAAAATGTTCCCCTGGATAAAGTACCCCCCATTCAAATTGCTCAAACTACGTTGGAAGCAGTAGAACAGGGCGTTGAAGATGTGCAACCTGACCCAGTTTCTCAGCAAGTATTTGCAGGTGTTCGACAAGACCCTAAAGCCGTTGAAAAGCAATTTGCCGGTATGCTGCCTTAG
- the cas2 gene encoding CRISPR-associated endonuclease Cas2, translating to MTTLFYLIIYDLPDNKAANKRRTRLHKMLSGYGKWTQYSVFECFLTPVQFATLQTKVEKLIKSEEDSVRIYVLDAGAVKRTITYGSEIPRQEQVIVL from the coding sequence ATGACCACACTATTTTATTTGATTATTTACGACTTGCCAGACAATAAAGCGGCAAATAAACGCCGCACGCGGTTGCATAAAATGCTTTCTGGTTACGGCAAATGGACGCAATACAGTGTATTTGAGTGTTTTTTAACACCAGTCCAATTTGCTACACTACAAACAAAAGTCGAAAAACTCATCAAATCTGAAGAGGATTCTGTGCGAATATACGTACTAGATGCGGGCGCAGTGAAAAGAACTATTACATATGGTTCAGAAATACCTCGACAAGAACAAGTTATAGTCTTATGA
- the cas1d gene encoding type I-D CRISPR-associated endonuclease Cas1d, with the protein MPILYVTQADAVLSKNYEAFNIALKQEDGSWKKQSVPAQTVEQVVLMGNPQVTGDALMYALELGMPVHYLSHFGKYLGSALPGSSRNGQLRLAQYQVYHDPVRRLELVQTIVAAKIHNQYQVLYRQNQRDNPLKERKNQVKNQKTIDQVRGIEGLAAKEYFACWPDMVGKQWTFNGRNRRPPTDPVNSLLSFAYGLLRVQVTAAVHVAGLDPYIGYLHEVHHGQPAMVLDLMEEFRALIADNIVLTVLHKREIQPQDFDESLGAYRLKEAAKKSFLQAFERKMNDEFKHPVFEYRCTYRRAIELQARLLSRHLQEGIPYKALALR; encoded by the coding sequence ATGCCTATACTCTACGTCACTCAAGCTGATGCTGTTTTGAGCAAGAATTATGAAGCCTTTAATATTGCTCTCAAACAAGAAGATGGTTCTTGGAAAAAACAAAGTGTCCCAGCACAAACTGTAGAACAAGTAGTGTTGATGGGAAATCCCCAAGTGACGGGCGACGCTCTGATGTATGCCTTAGAATTGGGAATGCCAGTGCATTACCTTTCTCACTTTGGTAAATATCTTGGGTCTGCACTTCCTGGTTCTTCCCGTAACGGTCAACTCCGATTAGCTCAGTATCAGGTATATCATGATCCTGTGCGGCGGTTGGAACTAGTGCAAACAATAGTAGCGGCTAAAATTCACAATCAATATCAAGTTTTGTACCGCCAGAATCAACGGGATAACCCCCTAAAAGAACGTAAAAATCAAGTTAAAAACCAGAAAACCATAGACCAAGTGAGGGGTATTGAAGGGTTAGCCGCCAAGGAATATTTTGCTTGCTGGCCGGATATGGTAGGAAAACAGTGGACTTTTAACGGCAGAAATCGCCGTCCACCTACAGATCCTGTAAATTCACTCCTCAGTTTCGCCTATGGTTTGTTGCGAGTGCAAGTAACTGCGGCTGTTCATGTCGCTGGTTTAGATCCATATATAGGATACCTCCACGAAGTTCATCACGGTCAGCCTGCAATGGTACTCGATTTAATGGAAGAGTTCCGAGCTTTAATTGCCGATAATATTGTGCTGACAGTGTTGCATAAACGCGAAATTCAACCCCAGGATTTTGATGAAAGTTTAGGTGCTTATCGGTTGAAAGAAGCTGCTAAAAAATCATTTTTGCAAGCCTTTGAGCGCAAAATGAATGATGAGTTTAAGCATCCTGTTTTTGAATATCGATGCACTTATCGCCGCGCCATAGAGTTACAAGCCAGGTTACTCAGTCGTCATTTGCAAGAAGGGATTCCTTATAAAGCTTTGGCTTTACGTTAA
- the cas4 gene encoding CRISPR-associated protein Cas4 codes for MTEDYLPLAYLNAWEYCPRRFYLEYLLGEMEDNEHIILGRHIHRNVNEETTFQEGETLIHQQQWVWSDRLKVAGIIDAVEECDGQLIPVEYKKGKMAQHLNDHFQLCAAALCLEERTGHTITYGEIFYHANRKRQTVAFTPELRQMTEQAILLAQLAAYKAMPAPIDHTKKCKSCSLQNICLPVEVRQLQKSNLSTSDDF; via the coding sequence ATGACAGAAGATTACTTACCCCTGGCGTATCTTAACGCTTGGGAATATTGTCCACGCCGATTTTATTTGGAATATTTGCTGGGTGAAATGGAAGACAATGAACATATTATTTTAGGTCGCCATATTCACCGTAATGTGAATGAAGAAACCACATTTCAAGAGGGAGAAACCCTCATTCATCAACAACAATGGGTGTGGAGCGATCGCCTAAAAGTTGCTGGTATTATCGATGCTGTGGAAGAATGCGACGGTCAACTTATTCCAGTGGAATACAAAAAAGGCAAGATGGCACAGCATCTTAACGATCATTTTCAACTGTGTGCAGCCGCTTTGTGTTTAGAGGAACGCACTGGACACACTATTACCTATGGTGAAATATTCTATCACGCCAACCGCAAAAGACAGACAGTAGCATTCACCCCAGAACTCCGGCAGATGACAGAACAGGCGATTTTACTAGCTCAACTTGCTGCCTATAAAGCTATGCCTGCACCAATTGACCACACTAAAAAATGTAAATCATGTAGTTTACAAAACATCTGTCTGCCTGTTGAAGTGAGGCAATTACAAAAATCAAATCTCTCCACAAGCGACGATTTTTAA
- the cas6 gene encoding CRISPR system precrRNA processing endoribonuclease RAMP protein Cas6 — MVLELISSPPKSTSLYAVVIQLGATSGKIIPASLGRAIHAQVMDWLRLADPQTAEIIHRAQVSPFSVSGLIGYRRQPRTKPGDDFIFRIGLLDGDLIEPLLKGIELWHSELLNLGECQFVLRGFYTLPGTHPLADISDYNTLANIDNISEEITLKLLSPTSFKQAKKVQPFPLPELVFDNLWRRWNTFAPPELKFPAVEWNAQIAAFELKTYALKLEASAEIGAEGWVKYQFLEPEAARIATVLANFAAFAGVGRKTAMGMGQISIQNSKFKIQN; from the coding sequence ATGGTGCTGGAACTGATATCATCACCGCCTAAATCCACGAGCTTGTATGCTGTGGTAATTCAACTGGGTGCGACTTCGGGAAAAATTATCCCTGCTAGTCTGGGGAGAGCAATTCATGCTCAAGTTATGGACTGGCTGAGATTAGCAGATCCGCAAACCGCAGAGATTATCCACCGCGCACAAGTTTCACCCTTTAGTGTTTCCGGCTTGATAGGATACCGTCGTCAACCCCGAACCAAACCAGGCGATGATTTTATTTTTCGCATCGGTTTGCTAGATGGTGATTTGATTGAGCCATTATTAAAAGGTATAGAACTTTGGCACAGTGAACTGCTGAATTTGGGTGAATGTCAGTTTGTCTTGCGCGGTTTTTATACTTTACCTGGTACTCATCCTTTAGCGGATATTTCTGACTACAACACACTAGCAAATATAGACAACATCTCTGAAGAAATCACACTAAAATTGCTGTCTCCGACTAGTTTTAAGCAAGCTAAAAAAGTACAACCTTTTCCCTTACCAGAGTTAGTATTTGATAATTTGTGGCGACGTTGGAATACTTTTGCGCCCCCAGAATTAAAGTTTCCGGCTGTAGAATGGAACGCTCAAATTGCAGCTTTTGAACTGAAAACCTATGCTTTAAAGTTAGAAGCTAGCGCAGAAATTGGGGCTGAAGGTTGGGTAAAATATCAGTTTTTAGAGCCAGAAGCAGCGAGAATTGCGACAGTATTAGCCAATTTCGCCGCCTTCGCCGGTGTCGGACGTAAAACCGCGATGGGTATGGGACAGATATCAATTCAAAATTCAAAATTCAAAATTCAAAATTAA
- the cas5d gene encoding type I-D CRISPR-associated protein Cas5/Csc1: MIIYECKLTLHDNVFFATREMGILYETEKYLHNWALSFAFFEAEYIPKPYRLKGAIAQKPSYLDASQEQNLLHLNQAGIYVFPALPVVWSYQVNTFKAAQVAYYGKSVQFGGEGAKRNYPINYGRAKELAVGSRYKTYIIASADVTIPHWVRLGKWSAKVQVETTKITEWKERSGQYISKHPLNPLDLPPSSRLLLYNRIVMPPVSLVSQAQLSGDYWELPDKTCLPAGVSYGAGTDIITA, encoded by the coding sequence ATGATAATTTACGAATGCAAACTAACCCTCCACGATAATGTATTTTTTGCGACTCGTGAAATGGGGATTCTCTATGAAACCGAAAAATATCTGCACAATTGGGCGTTGAGTTTTGCTTTCTTTGAAGCAGAGTATATCCCGAAACCTTATCGACTTAAAGGGGCGATCGCTCAAAAACCTAGTTATTTAGACGCAAGTCAAGAGCAAAATCTGTTACATCTCAATCAAGCAGGAATTTATGTTTTTCCCGCTTTACCTGTGGTTTGGTCTTATCAAGTCAATACCTTCAAAGCCGCACAAGTCGCCTACTATGGTAAATCTGTACAGTTCGGTGGCGAAGGTGCGAAACGTAATTATCCCATTAATTACGGGCGTGCTAAGGAATTAGCCGTAGGTAGTCGGTATAAAACCTATATTATCGCTAGTGCAGATGTGACAATTCCCCATTGGGTGAGATTGGGTAAATGGTCGGCGAAGGTGCAAGTTGAAACCACAAAAATTACAGAATGGAAGGAACGCTCTGGACAATATATCAGCAAGCATCCCTTAAATCCCTTAGACTTACCCCCATCATCCAGACTACTACTTTACAACCGCATTGTTATGCCTCCTGTAAGTTTAGTCAGTCAAGCGCAACTTAGTGGCGACTATTGGGAATTACCTGATAAAACCTGTTTACCTGCTGGAGTCTCCTATGGTGCTGGAACTGATATCATCACCGCCTAA
- the cas7d gene encoding type I-D CRISPR-associated protein Cas7/Csc2: MTILNTIQPKFQTAFPRLASGKYVHFLMVRHSQSFPVFQTDGVLNTARTQAGITTQEAISRLVMFKRKQITPERLAGRELLRSLELTSANAAEKDKFCEYNGENSCKKCPDCIIYGFAIGDSGSERSKVYSDSAFSLSPYEQSHRSFTFNAPFEGGTMSEQGVMRSAINELDHVLPEITFPTVETLRDPTYEGFLYVLGNLMRTRRYGAQESRTGTMANHIIGIALCDGEIFSNLHFTQALYDALKPDINAPIADILNKATEVTTNLLNQEPIRKTQVITGSQLHDLLSEVATIYQDETQLRDTLNTLYQQTKTYAETYGVIAGKKGKGK; this comes from the coding sequence ATGACTATTCTTAACACCATTCAACCAAAATTTCAAACAGCTTTCCCCCGTTTAGCTTCTGGTAAATACGTTCACTTTTTAATGGTGCGTCACAGTCAATCCTTCCCCGTATTTCAAACCGACGGAGTTTTGAATACAGCCCGCACCCAAGCCGGAATTACTACCCAAGAAGCCATCAGTCGATTAGTCATGTTTAAGCGTAAGCAAATTACCCCAGAACGTTTAGCAGGTAGAGAGTTATTACGTTCCTTAGAATTAACCAGTGCTAACGCCGCCGAGAAAGATAAATTCTGTGAATATAACGGCGAAAACTCCTGTAAAAAATGTCCTGATTGCATTATCTATGGCTTTGCAATTGGTGATAGTGGTTCAGAACGTTCTAAAGTTTACTCCGATTCTGCCTTCTCTCTGAGTCCCTATGAACAATCTCACCGCAGTTTTACTTTTAATGCACCCTTTGAAGGCGGAACAATGAGTGAACAAGGTGTGATGAGGAGTGCCATTAATGAGTTAGATCATGTATTACCAGAAATTACCTTTCCCACAGTAGAAACCCTCCGTGACCCTACCTATGAAGGCTTTTTATATGTGTTAGGAAACCTGATGCGGACTCGTCGCTACGGCGCACAAGAATCAAGAACAGGGACAATGGCAAATCATATCATTGGTATTGCCTTATGTGATGGCGAAATCTTCAGTAACCTACATTTTACCCAAGCCTTGTATGATGCCTTAAAACCAGATATTAACGCCCCAATTGCCGACATTCTCAACAAAGCCACAGAAGTGACAACCAACTTACTCAACCAAGAACCCATTCGGAAAACTCAAGTCATTACCGGTTCTCAATTACATGATTTATTGAGTGAAGTCGCAACCATTTATCAAGACGAAACCCAACTACGGGATACACTGAATACTTTGTATCAACAAACCAAAACTTACGCAGAAACCTACGGCGTGATCGCAGGTAAGAAAGGGAAAGGGAAATAA
- the cas10d gene encoding type I-D CRISPR-associated protein Cas10d/Csc3, protein MLTLLQTLLIETLPSDTDPILQTFIQTILPAMEREFGLIPAMGGSETAHYQTLIKQGDRYADENAKRWAAKPDQSLLVHVLNGLLTAWNLSLYLPQHRQLKEAEKRLLCLGLTLHDYNKYVRGQGEEQPPPKAHEIDAIINLCRELGEKLDFQLFWDQWRDYLLEIAYLAQNTQFSVDSNSILSNWENDERQFTIDDRRLNDILRHLLAFGDVAVHMGDPAEIITTTKGDRLQDHLDWLNIPQKLVYHRLRDCRGLITNQIHNAVVNFARQLGWNPILYFAQGAVYLTPTDVVTPDLADIQTAVWESLIRGDEENNQRGLAAYFQSGDVGFVRDGKGMKIAPQTLELFTPADLIRLLPSVVQIKVANVKSPATPKRLEKLTLTDAEKTFLLQGADIRADRLAELIILAQREFFEGSQDYIPWMLSALELQGTISPEQTQVQSGGVNYGWYQAAAHYIATHATLDEGQVEECLGKLSDRLATWAEQNNLLKANSSPTYEAFIHYLAQYLEVYPSNQPAVEFANELNTYSLAKVNNQAICSLSAGDPDAEDQLDTVVLFKPQQYSNKNALGGGRIKRGISKIWSLEMLMRQAFWTGASGKLEEQQPVFLYIFPAYVYSPQVAVAVRRLVKELKRVNLWEVRKHWLDGGMQYSGLQTLSWRDEAEIGRYGDSYSRADLPFMAMTYTTTRGKTTTDAWVEPSFLALALPTLLGVKVVATSSPDPLYASDQEFVESAKLDGAAGFWQILGINQNLRLQDLATALERLLIAYSIHLEFRSSPPDARWQALNGTARDLATDVLNVFAIANEGIRENKREPSPEDVKRIWKYAQLWITGDKKMTEKLQLIERLVKEYRQFYQVNVGESSHAVLLPLAKALEVILTVPEQIAREDVILQAAGKLNDALERQEVYKRPFLMDKSVDISTRKAQELAAIHTFMTTCVDELFLRLYKGDRALLQENRNRIKSGAEFAYRLLAAQEKQTEKTQTKGEK, encoded by the coding sequence ATGCTCACACTACTACAAACCCTACTCATAGAAACCCTCCCATCCGACACCGACCCCATTTTACAAACCTTCATCCAAACCATTCTCCCCGCAATGGAAAGAGAATTTGGATTAATTCCCGCAATGGGAGGGTCAGAAACAGCCCACTATCAAACCCTCATCAAACAAGGCGATCGCTATGCTGATGAAAACGCTAAACGCTGGGCTGCAAAACCCGACCAAAGCCTCTTAGTTCACGTCCTCAATGGACTATTAACAGCCTGGAATCTCAGCCTGTATTTACCCCAACACCGACAACTCAAAGAAGCCGAAAAACGCTTACTATGCTTAGGTTTAACCCTACACGACTACAACAAATATGTACGGGGTCAAGGCGAAGAACAACCACCACCAAAAGCCCATGAAATTGACGCAATCATTAACTTATGCCGTGAATTAGGCGAAAAACTAGACTTTCAACTGTTTTGGGATCAATGGCGAGATTATTTACTAGAAATTGCCTATCTCGCCCAAAATACTCAATTTAGCGTTGATAGTAACTCAATTCTTTCTAACTGGGAGAACGATGAACGCCAATTTACCATAGATGACCGTCGCTTGAATGATATTTTACGCCACCTATTAGCCTTTGGTGATGTGGCGGTTCATATGGGTGATCCCGCAGAGATTATAACCACAACAAAAGGCGATCGCCTCCAAGATCATCTCGACTGGCTCAATATTCCCCAAAAATTGGTTTACCATCGCCTGCGGGATTGTCGCGGTTTAATTACCAACCAAATTCATAACGCCGTCGTCAATTTTGCCCGTCAGTTGGGTTGGAATCCGATTCTTTATTTTGCTCAAGGTGCAGTATATCTCACTCCCACGGATGTAGTCACACCCGACTTAGCAGATATTCAAACGGCTGTGTGGGAAAGTCTGATTCGAGGCGATGAAGAAAACAATCAACGAGGATTAGCCGCATACTTCCAAAGCGGTGATGTGGGGTTTGTTCGTGATGGGAAGGGAATGAAAATTGCTCCCCAGACTTTAGAATTGTTTACCCCTGCGGACTTGATTCGCTTACTTCCCAGTGTCGTACAAATCAAAGTCGCCAATGTCAAATCCCCAGCCACACCCAAGCGGTTAGAGAAATTAACTCTGACGGATGCAGAAAAAACCTTTTTATTACAAGGTGCAGATATCCGCGCTGATAGATTAGCCGAGTTGATTATCTTGGCACAAAGAGAATTTTTTGAAGGTAGCCAAGACTACATACCTTGGATGCTGTCAGCTTTGGAATTGCAAGGCACAATATCACCAGAACAAACACAAGTACAATCAGGGGGTGTAAATTATGGCTGGTATCAAGCCGCAGCCCATTACATAGCAACTCACGCCACCTTAGATGAGGGACAGGTAGAGGAGTGTTTAGGAAAATTAAGCGATCGCCTCGCAACTTGGGCAGAGCAAAATAATTTACTCAAAGCTAACAGTAGTCCTACCTATGAGGCTTTTATTCATTACTTAGCCCAATATTTGGAAGTTTACCCATCTAATCAGCCAGCAGTTGAGTTTGCTAATGAACTAAATACATATTCTTTAGCAAAAGTCAATAATCAAGCCATTTGTTCTTTAAGTGCAGGCGATCCTGATGCTGAGGATCAACTAGATACTGTCGTCCTATTCAAACCCCAACAATACAGCAACAAAAACGCCTTGGGCGGAGGACGCATTAAACGGGGTATTTCTAAAATCTGGTCGTTAGAAATGCTGATGCGTCAAGCCTTTTGGACTGGTGCGTCGGGAAAATTAGAAGAACAACAGCCTGTATTTTTATATATCTTCCCGGCTTACGTCTACTCACCCCAAGTTGCTGTCGCAGTGCGGCGACTGGTGAAGGAACTCAAACGCGTCAACCTGTGGGAAGTCCGCAAACATTGGTTAGATGGGGGGATGCAATATAGCGGACTGCAAACTTTGTCTTGGCGGGATGAGGCGGAAATCGGTAGATATGGTGATAGTTACTCCCGTGCAGACTTGCCATTTATGGCAATGACTTATACCACCACCAGGGGTAAAACTACTACAGATGCTTGGGTAGAACCGAGTTTTTTAGCCTTAGCATTACCTACACTTTTAGGTGTGAAAGTGGTTGCTACGAGCAGTCCTGACCCACTTTACGCCAGCGACCAAGAATTTGTAGAGTCAGCCAAACTAGATGGGGCGGCAGGATTTTGGCAAATATTAGGTATAAATCAGAACTTACGATTGCAGGATTTAGCAACAGCCTTAGAACGGCTATTGATAGCTTACAGCATTCATTTAGAGTTTCGCAGTTCCCCACCGGACGCACGTTGGCAAGCCTTGAATGGGACAGCCAGAGATTTAGCCACCGATGTATTAAATGTATTTGCGATCGCCAATGAAGGAATCCGCGAAAACAAACGAGAACCCAGCCCAGAAGATGTTAAACGTATTTGGAAATATGCCCAACTCTGGATAACAGGAGATAAAAAGATGACCGAAAAATTGCAATTAATTGAACGATTAGTGAAAGAGTATCGCCAATTTTATCAAGTGAATGTGGGGGAATCTAGTCATGCAGTTTTACTCCCACTGGCGAAAGCTTTGGAAGTAATTTTGACAGTTCCCGAACAGATAGCGAGAGAAGACGTAATTTTGCAAGCGGCGGGAAAACTCAACGATGCACTAGAACGACAAGAAGTTTATAAACGTCCATTTTTAATGGATAAATCCGTCGATATTTCCACACGTAAAGCCCAGGAATTAGCAGCAATTCATACCTTTATGACAACCTGCGTTGATGAATTATTCTTGAGACTTTATAAAGGCGATCGCGCTTTACTCCAAGAAAATCGCAACCGCATTAAATCCGGTGCTGAATTTGCTTATCGCTTATTAGCTGCACAAGAAAAACAAACCGAAAAAACACAAACCAAAGGAGAAAAATAA